A genomic region of Plasmodium malariae genome assembly, chromosome: 14 contains the following coding sequences:
- the PmUG01_14034000 gene encoding conserved Plasmodium protein, unknown function, with amino-acid sequence MFLKEDEDEVDLYEGLEADNLGTIEKKVEEKKKEVEKVVKPKEQLYERSRKSLYKKLSGAKATYTKKDPCLFLGAPQAIEDIEGGGEQKVEYLLLLNLLYFINDVLIRKHCENIGKVKRVVIIEDENYCKSLGMCLVEFYHLDSSQNYVLYLKEKLKAEVRKLDLHIEEQIKKDELYNHGGYLDYNIIDLLKREYAEFFQTSDNVYDALNKSLNMNRHPLFAWFNTSLKDVLNTYVKSELKKKKKGAMKNDYINRKNESNSDTDSDMSTHILDYVSKKNKFLSYNK; translated from the exons atgtttttaaaagaag aTGAAGATGAAGTAGATTTATATGAAGGGTTAGAGGCAGACAACCTG GGCACGATTGAAAAAAAAGtcgaagagaaaaaaaaggaagtcGAAAAAGTTGTCAAACCgaaagaa CAATTGTATGAAAGGTCTAGaaaaagtttatataaaaagttgAGCGGCGCAAAAGCAACATACACcaaaaaag ATCCATGCCTATTTCTTGGTGCTCCTCAAGCAATCGAAGACATAGAAGGAGGAGGAGAACAAAAAGTAGAGTATCTATTGTTATtaaatttactttattttataaatgatgTTTTGATAAGGAAACATTGTGAGAATATTGGTAAAGTTAAAAGAGTTGTAATTATAGAAGATGAAAATTATTGTAAGTCTTTAGGTATGTGCCTAGTAGAGTTTTACCATTTAGACAGTTCACAAAATTATGtactttatttaaaagaaaaactaaAAGCTGAAGTAAGGAAATTAGATTTGCATATAGaagaacaaattaaaaaagatgaGCTGTATAACCATGGAGGGTATTTAGATTACAACATTATAGATTTATTGAAAAGAGAATATGCAGAATTTTTTCAAACATCTGATAATGTTTATGATGCGTTAAATAAGTCCTTGAATATGAATAGACATCCTCTATTTGCATGGTTTAATACGAGTTTAAAAGATGTCCTGAATACTTATGTTAAATCagagttaaaaaaaaagaaaaagggggctatgaaaaatgattatataaacagaaaaaatgaaagtaacTCCGATACAGACAGTGATATGTCTACACATATTCTCGACTAcgtttcaaaaaaaaataaatttctttcttacaacaaataa
- the PmUG01_14034100 gene encoding conserved Plasmodium protein, unknown function — protein sequence MDKTWRCNSCLVVNAENAEECACCMEKRTDDTIKQMNGSSVTTNGNVNNDSDYDCNNVSDNEKNKKKENEEDSSINTDTLVQGNDTNATETTKNNDSNNDENKEMFDGGGFIPSVKQSYDKQLANKSVFLSGITNNKTIPVSSKNNDENNNIKENKNSQNSSGEKTKKGATRSKDRKKIDKKERPPSTRIQPIRKCTQKKICYKT from the coding sequence atggATAAGACCTGGAGATGTAATTCTTGCCTAGTTGTAAATGCTGAAAATGCAGAGGAATGTGCATGTTGTATGGAAAAAAGGACTGATGATACAATAAAGCAAATGAACGGCTCTAGTGTAACAACAAATGGTAACGTGAACAACGATAGCGATTACGATTGTAACAATGTAAgcgataatgaaaaaaataaaaaaaaagaaaatgaagaagattCATCAATAAATACAGATACACTTGTTCAAGGGAATGATACCAATGCAACTGAAACTACCAAAAATAATGACagtaataatgatgaaaataaagaaatgttTGATGGTGGGGGATTTATACCGTCTGTTAAACAATCATATGACAAACAACTAGCTAACAAAAGTGTTTTTTTATCGGGtattactaataataaaactattCCAGTTAGTAGcaaaaataatgatgaaaataataatatcaaaGAGAACAAAAATTCACAGAATTCTTCAggagaaaaaacaaaaaaaggagcAACAAGAAGTAAagacagaaaaaaaattgataagaAGGAAAGACCTCCATCCACAAGAATACAACCAATTAGAAAATgtactcaaaaaaaaatttgctaCAAAACTTAG
- the PmUG01_14034200 gene encoding conserved Plasmodium protein, unknown function produces MGFFYSGFHKPNMNNIKGKRAKIIYVLGLFMLPTFVTYMGSNYYVLNFFIDTFKPIEVPREVDFKIIRSIYHDKKPTTKSSDYDENTNV; encoded by the coding sequence ATGGGTTTCTTTTATAGTGGCTTTCATAAGCCAAATATGAATAACATAAAAGGTAAAAGAgcgaaaataatttatgttcTTGGTCTCTTCATGTTACCAACATTTGTAACATATATGGGGAGTAACTACTACGTTTTGAATTTCTTTATCGATACCTTTAAACCGATCGAAGTGCCAAGAGAAGttgattttaaaattattcgaAGTATATATCATGACAAAAAACCCACAACCAAAAGTTCAGACTATGATGAAAATACAAATGTATAA
- the PmUG01_14034300 gene encoding conserved Plasmodium protein, unknown function, with the protein MEKKTKNEEVNNLIKLIMSELESSKAYIERKGINGIYDANEERIPSKSYSEILSCINEKLHFYQNLSGYVDKRNECDEKEGNENKRDDNDRDDDDRDDDDRDDDDRDDDDDKTSKREGENFFGEYEKKKCDLYKLKKKEIAGYTTEGHAIIINNEKFSKLFMNYDVSKELKRSNKDDNYNSLNYYDKHKELMNGKEEKTGNIENGYLSEISCSSSSVISLNSFIKSQKTQRINKNRETYVKHKYHDNAFVSHKLYSCSDCSSSTFSWYDKQYDDLFYYTNLLKEDKHLKKGKSKFRYLKKKKKKKREMGKGMEVEVENETEKETANEAEKETANEAEKETTNEAEKETSNEAEKETANEAEKETTNEAEKETTNEAEKETSNEADENLQTCAERIQSPFYSYIYFKYKEKGKEELYPVFINTVNGKKKICNLKKINKYSQKHHPNEQGDINKYELDSSLFSYKNCKHLSSVKSECIRSKHFKNNQTVDALKRRHFDLDEVTYSIDKIIHQLENLSNPDNRNKKTINYSDHFANFVKKNKEYLKRENNFSFKKLCDTEKIKLKVKIIGTDGKIIKNKSLDNVLINKNKTFGDLANRLGHSFNIPKDKIEKIKMFFDGELCDKNLTFDNEELGLEDGYQIDVKFPLTDEITCNEKDSSCSDDSYVLFLPDSYVID; encoded by the exons atggaaaaaaaaacgaaaaacgAAGAAGTGAACAATTTAATTAAACTTATTATGTCGGAACTTGAAAGTTCAAAAGCATATATTGAGAGGAAAGGAATAAATGGAATATACGATGCGAATGAGGAAAGGATACCCTCCAAAAGTTATAGTGAAATTTTATCCTGTATTAACGAGAAATTACACTTTTATCAAAACCTGAGTGGTTATGTGGATAAGAGGAATGAATGTGATGAAAAGGAAGGGAACGAAAATAAGAGGGACGATAATGATAGGGACGATGATGATAGGGACGATGATGATAGGGACGATGATGATAGGGACgatgatgatgataaaaCATCGAAAAGGGAAGGAGAAAACTTTTTTGGtgaatacgaaaaaaaaaaatgcgatttatataaattaaaaaagaaagagatTGCAGGATACACAACGGAAGGACATGcaataattataaacaatgaaaaattttccaaactttttatgaattatgaTGTGTCTAAGGAGCTGAAAAGAAGTAACAAAGATGACAATTATAACTCCTTGAATTATTATGACAAGCATAAAGAGCTTATGAATggaaaagaggaaaaaactggaaatattgaaaatggTTATTTAAGTGAAATATCGTGTTCAAGTTCAAGTGTTATATCACTAAAcagttttataaaaagtcAAAAAACacaaagaataaataaaaatagagaaaCATATGTGAAACATAAATATCATGACAATGCATTTGTCAGCCATAAGTTATATTCTTGCAGTGACTGTTCCTCAAGTACTTTTAGCTGGTATGATAAACAGTATGATGATTTATTCTACTATACAAATTTACTAAAGGAGGACAAGCActtgaaaaaaggaaagtcCAAATTTaggtatttaaaaaaaaaaaaaaaaaaaaaaagggaaatggGAAAGGGAATGGAAGTGGAAGTAGAAAATGAAACGGAAAAGGAAACTGCAAATGAAGCGGAAAAGGAAACTGCAAATGAAGCGGAAAAGGAAACTACAAATGAAGCGGAGAAGGAAACCTCTAATGAAGCGGAGAAGGAAACTGCAAATGAAGCGGAAAAGGAAACTACAAATGAAGCGGAAAAGGAAACTACAAATGAAGCGGAGAAGGAAACCTCTAATGAAGCGGACGAGAACTTGCAAACATGTGCGGAGAGGATCCAGTCCCCCTTTTACAGTTATATCTATTTTAAGTACAAAGAAAAGGGAAAAGAAGAATTATACCCTGTTTTTATAAACACTgtaaatgggaaaaaaaaaatatgcaatttgaagaaaattaataaatatagtcAAAAGCATCATCCTAATGAGCAGggagatataaataaatacgaaCTAGATAGTAGTTTATTTAGTTATAAAAACTGTAAGCATCTGTCATCCGTTAAGAGTGAATGTATTAGAAGCAaacatttcaaaaataatcaAACTGTTGACGCCTTGAAAAGAAGGCATTTTGACTTGGATGAAGTAACCTA TTCCATAGACAAAATTATTCATCAGTTGGAAAATTTATCAAACCCGGATAATCGAAATAAGAAGACAATAAATTACAGTGATCATTTTGCTAATTttgttaagaaaaataaagaataccTTAAAAGAGAAAA caatttttcatttaaaaaactgTGTGATACGGAGAAAATAAA gttaaaagtaaaaataattggaACGgatggaaaaataataaaaaataaaagcctTGATAATGTTCTTATAAATAAG AATAAAACCTTTGGGGATTTAGCGAATCGATTAGGTCATTCTTTTAACATTCCGAAAgacaaaatagaaaaaattaaaatgttctTTGATGGGGAATTATGTGATAAAAATCTTACATTTG ATAATGAAGAACTGGGATTAGAGGATGGGTATCAAATAGATGTGAAGTTCCCCTTAACGGAT GAAATTACGTGTAACGAGAAAGACTCAAGTTGTAGTGACGATTCGTACGTACTTTTTTTACCCGACTCATATGTTATTGATTAG
- the PmUG01_14034400 gene encoding conserved Plasmodium protein, unknown function, translating to MGGNYENNPVNNMNNVNVFPSSDDSDSEKEHMVSLRGFNICYKKKLEKLNTLKSIDNNKKIIKLVLDNVNLDPKLVMQKVVNLLKEQTTLYTIIEIDNNKYKIKYNEVTPDDHIIFPEQVHNITNCKYAFIGILKVSKFTKRCTFSEKSLQDWQNLPVDDF from the coding sequence atggggggtaattatgaaaataatccCGTTAACAATATGAATAATGTTAACGTATTTCCTTCCAGCGATGATTCTGATTCCGAAAAAGAACATATGGTATCATTAAGAGGCTTTAacatatgttataaaaaaaagttagaaaaattaaatacacTTAAAAGCATTGATAacaataagaaaataataaaactcGTTTTAGATAATGTTAATCTTGACCCAAAATTAGTTATGCAAAAAGTAGtcaatttattaaaagaacaaaCTACATTATATACCATTATTGAAATAGATAATaacaaatacaaaataaaatataatgaagtTACGCCAGATGATCATATCATATTTCCTGAGCAGGTTcataatattacaaattgtaaatatgcatttattgGAATATTAAAAGTTTCCAAATTTACGAAGAGATGTACATTTAGCGAGAAATCACTTCAGGACTGGCAGAATTTGCCAGTGGATGATTTTTAA
- the RPS19 gene encoding 40S ribosomal protein S19, putative produces the protein MEDPNKPKKRTFRTFHYRGVELDKLLDLNQEELIKLFRARQRRKFKRGISKKAKSLLKKLKKAKKECEVGEKPRPIPTHLRNMTIIPEMVGSVVAVHNGKQYTNVEIKPEMIGYYLGEFSITYKHTRHGKPGIGATHSSRFIPLK, from the exons ATG GAGGACCCAAATAAACCTAAGAAAAGAACGTTTCGTACGTTTCATTACAGAGGTGTAGAATTAGATAAACTACTAGATTTAAATCAAGAAGAActtataaaactttttagAGCCAGGCAAAGAAGAAAATTCAAAAGAGGAATTAGTAAAAAAGCCAAatctcttttaaaaaaattaaaaaaagcgAAAAAAGAATGTGAAGTAGGAGAAAAACCAAGACCTATACCAACACACTTAAGAAATATGACGATTATACCTGAAATGGTAGGTTCAGTTGTAGCTGTTCATAATGGAAAACAGTACACGAATGTTGAAATCAAACCGGAAATGATTGGATACTATTTAGGTGAATTTTCAATTACGTATAAACATACGAGACATGGAAAGCCTGGTATTGGTGCTACTCATTCTTCTCGTTTTATTCCCTTGAAATGA